A stretch of the Arthrobacter sp. PAMC 25486 genome encodes the following:
- a CDS encoding 8-amino-7-oxononanoate synthase: MPAATTAMQAWLGSRADVRERRGLLRSTEPQAGLVDLASNDYLGLSADPRVIEAATRALIEHGAGARGSRVVCGTTAAHQELEAQLRLLTGQEAALVFSSGYTANIGILTALGGPGTLMIHDAHVHASLLDGIRLSRSPSVEVAHHDVAAIAAALAGRTKPRAVVVLESIYSVLGDAADLAAVAALCASFDALLLVDEAHGIGVAGQGRGAVHAAGLAGAPHVAVTATLSKALGSQGGAVLGSAQLRDHLVNTARTFIFDTALAPAAAAAAARAAAIIRQEPELAGQVLANAAALAARCGVPAAAGAVQSIPVESAGQAAAVASALRSQGVSVGCFRPPSVPDGVSRIRLTARANISAAELEWAAATVARAVAFGPDGGPS; encoded by the coding sequence ATGCCGGCCGCAACCACGGCCATGCAGGCCTGGCTTGGCTCACGTGCCGATGTCCGCGAACGGCGCGGCCTCCTGCGCAGCACCGAACCACAGGCCGGGCTGGTCGATTTAGCCTCCAACGACTACCTTGGCCTCTCCGCCGATCCCCGCGTCATTGAGGCAGCCACCCGGGCCCTAATCGAACACGGCGCCGGGGCCCGCGGCTCCCGGGTGGTGTGCGGCACCACGGCGGCACACCAGGAATTGGAGGCGCAGCTGCGCCTGCTCACAGGCCAGGAGGCGGCGCTGGTGTTTTCCAGCGGCTACACCGCCAACATCGGCATCCTGACGGCCCTGGGCGGCCCCGGCACCCTGATGATCCACGACGCCCACGTCCACGCCTCCCTGCTTGACGGCATCAGGCTCTCCCGCTCCCCCTCCGTCGAGGTGGCCCACCACGATGTGGCAGCCATTGCGGCTGCCCTGGCCGGCCGCACCAAGCCGAGGGCAGTGGTGGTGCTGGAATCCATTTACTCGGTGCTGGGCGACGCGGCGGATCTGGCCGCCGTTGCCGCGCTCTGCGCCAGCTTTGACGCCCTGCTCCTGGTCGATGAGGCCCATGGGATCGGCGTGGCGGGCCAGGGGCGGGGCGCCGTCCACGCCGCCGGCCTGGCCGGTGCGCCGCATGTTGCCGTCACCGCGACGCTGTCCAAGGCGCTCGGGTCTCAGGGCGGGGCCGTGCTGGGCTCGGCCCAACTGCGGGACCATCTGGTCAACACGGCCAGGACGTTCATCTTCGACACGGCCCTGGCACCGGCCGCGGCAGCCGCAGCAGCACGGGCAGCGGCCATCATCCGGCAGGAACCCGAATTGGCCGGCCAGGTGCTTGCGAACGCGGCTGCGCTGGCCGCCCGCTGCGGGGTTCCGGCGGCCGCCGGCGCCGTGCAGTCCATCCCGGTGGAATCGGCCGGCCAGGCCGCCGCCGTGGCATCGGCGCTGCGGTCACAGGGGGTGTCCGTGGGCTGCTTCCGCCCGCCCAGCGTGCCCGACGGCGTGTCCCGAATCAGGCTCACGGCCCGGGCCAATATCTCCGCAGCCGAACTGGAGTGGGCTGCCGCCACCGTGGCCCGAGCTGTGGCCTTCGGGCCGGATGGAGGTCCGTCATGA
- a CDS encoding adenosylmethionine--8-amino-7-oxononanoate transaminase — translation MLDGTGSAIPLMAETPPARTTLIERDQGLLWHPYAPLDGDAPYAVHGAQGTRLSLSAADGTRFEAVDAMSSWWSAIHGYRNPTLDAALAEQAGRFSHVMFGGLTHEPAVRLAEQLVSLTGLDHVFFADSGSVSVEVALKLAVQYQLGCGRPGRNRFLALRGGYHGDTFAAMGVCDPVDGMHAAFPANIAKQLFLPRPPAARLTAGTLTACPDEVAAWIDALEATVHAHSAELAAIIVEPVLQGAGGMHVYAPACLAAARRVADEHGLLLIVDEIATGFGRTGKLFASQWAQVVPDIMCVGKALTGGYLTLAAMLCSGHVAKVVTNSPLRALLHGPTFMANPLACAVASASLDLLATSGWQHRVAGIEQGLAAGLAPARALNSVRDVRVLGAVGVVELAGPVDVPAVTAAALECGVWIRPFRNLIYTMPPFVSSAGDVAAIGAGICTAVARVHG, via the coding sequence ATGCTTGATGGCACAGGCTCGGCGATCCCCCTCATGGCGGAGACGCCGCCTGCCCGCACCACACTCATCGAGCGCGACCAGGGACTCTTGTGGCACCCCTATGCGCCCTTGGACGGTGACGCGCCGTATGCCGTGCATGGGGCGCAGGGCACGCGGCTGAGCCTTTCCGCTGCGGACGGCACCCGCTTTGAGGCGGTGGATGCCATGAGTTCGTGGTGGTCGGCCATCCACGGCTACCGCAATCCCACGCTGGATGCGGCCCTTGCGGAGCAGGCCGGCCGTTTCAGCCACGTCATGTTTGGCGGCCTGACGCATGAGCCCGCCGTGCGCCTGGCCGAACAGCTGGTGTCACTGACCGGACTGGACCACGTGTTCTTTGCCGACTCCGGCTCGGTCTCCGTTGAGGTGGCCCTCAAGCTGGCCGTGCAGTACCAGTTGGGGTGCGGCCGGCCAGGACGCAACCGCTTCCTGGCGCTGCGCGGCGGATACCACGGCGACACCTTCGCCGCCATGGGCGTGTGCGACCCCGTGGATGGCATGCACGCCGCCTTTCCCGCGAACATTGCCAAGCAATTGTTCCTGCCGCGTCCGCCCGCGGCCCGGCTGACCGCCGGAACGCTCACCGCCTGCCCGGATGAGGTGGCTGCATGGATTGATGCCCTTGAGGCAACGGTTCATGCCCACAGCGCCGAGCTGGCGGCCATCATTGTGGAACCCGTACTGCAGGGCGCCGGTGGCATGCATGTTTATGCCCCCGCATGCTTGGCCGCCGCCCGGCGGGTGGCCGATGAGCATGGTCTCCTGCTGATTGTGGACGAGATTGCCACCGGCTTTGGCCGGACCGGGAAACTGTTCGCCTCGCAATGGGCACAGGTGGTTCCGGACATCATGTGCGTGGGAAAGGCCCTGACCGGCGGCTACCTGACGCTGGCCGCCATGCTGTGCTCGGGCCACGTGGCCAAAGTGGTCACCAACTCCCCGCTCCGGGCGCTGCTCCACGGGCCGACGTTCATGGCCAACCCGCTGGCGTGCGCCGTGGCGTCGGCCTCCCTGGACCTGCTCGCAACGTCGGGATGGCAGCATCGGGTGGCCGGCATCGAACAGGGGCTAGCGGCAGGCCTGGCCCCGGCGCGTGCACTGAATTCGGTGCGGGACGTGCGCGTGTTGGGTGCCGTGGGCGTGGTGGAACTTGCCGGGCCCGTCGATGTGCCCGCCGTGACCGCAGCGGCACTGGAATGCGGCGTTTGGATCCGGCCGTTTCGCAACCTCATCTACACCATGCCGCCCTTTGTCAGCTCGGCCGGGGATGTGGCCGCCATCGGGGCCGGCATCTGCACCGCCGTCGCCCGGGTGCACGGCTGA
- the bioB gene encoding biotin synthase BioB: MFNYFDDLAGRQLTGTTLTRMEALAILESADDQLLEVVAAAARLRRTHFGNTVKVNYLVNLKSGLCPEDCTYCSQRLGSAAQILKYTWLKTEDAVAQATTGIRAGASRVCMVASGKGPSDRDVDRVAGMVSELKDQHPDVEVCACLGILKEGQAGRLKAAGVDAYNHNLNTSEEMYADICSTHEFSDRVRTVEQAKDAGLSPCSGVIVGMGESHDQLIDAVFALRELGSDSIPVNFLMPFDGTPLEGTWLLTPAACLRVLALVRFACPATELRMAGGREMHLRTLQPLALHVANSLFLGDYLTSEGQQATADLDMIADNGFVVLGSKQAQEPDDGGTFGGGSLTIRRRGAGTEMAPNA; this comes from the coding sequence GTGTTCAATTACTTTGATGACCTCGCCGGCCGGCAGTTGACCGGCACCACCCTGACCCGCATGGAGGCCTTGGCCATCCTCGAATCCGCCGACGACCAGCTGCTCGAGGTGGTGGCCGCGGCAGCGCGCCTGCGCCGCACCCACTTCGGCAACACCGTGAAGGTGAACTACCTGGTCAACCTAAAATCGGGGCTGTGCCCGGAGGACTGCACGTACTGCTCGCAGCGCCTGGGCTCGGCCGCCCAGATCCTGAAATACACCTGGCTCAAGACCGAGGATGCCGTGGCACAGGCGACCACCGGCATCCGCGCCGGAGCCTCCCGCGTGTGCATGGTGGCCAGCGGCAAGGGCCCCAGCGACCGCGACGTGGACCGCGTGGCCGGCATGGTCAGCGAACTCAAGGACCAGCACCCGGACGTTGAGGTGTGCGCCTGCTTGGGCATCCTCAAGGAGGGACAGGCAGGGCGGCTGAAGGCCGCGGGGGTTGACGCCTACAACCACAACCTGAACACGAGCGAGGAGATGTATGCGGACATCTGCTCAACGCACGAATTCTCCGACCGCGTGCGTACCGTGGAGCAGGCCAAGGACGCCGGCCTGTCCCCTTGCTCCGGGGTGATCGTGGGAATGGGCGAAAGCCATGACCAGCTCATTGACGCCGTGTTCGCCCTGCGCGAGCTGGGCAGCGATTCCATTCCCGTGAACTTCCTGATGCCATTCGACGGGACCCCGCTGGAGGGCACCTGGCTGCTGACCCCCGCCGCCTGCTTGCGCGTGCTTGCCCTGGTCCGCTTTGCCTGCCCCGCCACGGAGCTGCGCATGGCCGGCGGGCGCGAGATGCATCTGCGCACACTCCAGCCGCTGGCGCTGCACGTGGCCAATTCGCTGTTCCTGGGCGACTACCTCACCAGCGAGGGCCAGCAGGCCACGGCGGACCTGGACATGATTGCGGACAACGGCTTCGTGGTCCTGGGCAGCAAGCAGGCCCAGGAGCCGGACGACGGCGGCACGTTCGGCGGCGGGTCCCTCACCATTCGCCGCCGCGGCGCCGGCACGGAAATGGCCCCCAATGCTTGA
- a CDS encoding TetR/AcrR family transcriptional regulator C-terminal domain-containing protein, whose product MALTREQIVDAAMTILRDYGLADLSMRRLARDLEVQPGALYWHIKNKQDLLTVLAGMILDAVGEAASLHEWAVSIRTALLSVRDGAEVVALAHVLAPEGPSPLLQLRRLLAGRGLSPEGERWAAAALINYVLGAVTQEQTRAGLARAGLLAEADSGADAAFDFGLGLFLAGLGDAP is encoded by the coding sequence GTGGCGCTCACTCGTGAGCAGATAGTCGATGCCGCCATGACAATCCTGCGCGACTACGGGCTGGCGGACCTCTCCATGCGCCGTCTGGCCAGGGATCTTGAGGTCCAGCCCGGCGCCCTCTACTGGCACATCAAGAACAAGCAGGACCTCCTCACGGTGCTGGCCGGGATGATCCTGGACGCTGTTGGGGAAGCAGCATCCCTGCACGAATGGGCGGTGTCCATTCGCACCGCCCTCCTGTCCGTGCGCGACGGCGCCGAAGTGGTGGCGTTGGCCCATGTCCTGGCACCAGAAGGACCCTCGCCGCTGCTGCAGCTGCGCCGGCTGCTGGCCGGGCGGGGACTGTCCCCGGAGGGGGAGCGCTGGGCCGCAGCTGCGTTAATCAACTATGTCCTGGGTGCCGTCACCCAGGAACAGACCCGTGCAGGGCTTGCACGCGCGGGCCTGTTGGCTGAGGCGGACAGCGGGGCGGATGCTGCCTTTGACTTTGGGCTGGGTCTCTTTTTGGCCGGGCTGGGTGACGCCCCCTAA
- a CDS encoding NtaA/DmoA family FMN-dependent monooxygenase (This protein belongs to a clade of FMN-dependent monooxygenases, within a broader family of flavin-dependent oxidoreductases, the luciferase-like monooxygenase (LMM) family, some of whose members use coenzyme F420 rather than FMN.): MHLNVFLHGCGHHGASWRLPGAPVNELADIRYYGRLAQAAERGLFDAVFLADGQSADDPAAGSLWQLEPLIMVAAMARAMEWIGLVSTGSSTFYEPCHAARMLASLDHISGGRAGVNIVTSMFDAEARDPGLPALPPHQEHYSRAAEFSDVTLALWTSWVGGTLMRDRQGQFADPVPISALLHAGEHSTVEGPLNVPRFPQGHPVTFQAVASEPGRRLAASYAEGIYAVAYDLTSAHEYYGDVKRRISGAGRDPDKVAIMPGPVTYIGRTEAGARAKQAAVDAFLPKEMSLAQLGRFVQCDTSGWELDAPCPCSCRRRTSPDRSAATPPSCGSSRRGGPQCASSWAGRLPAEGTPPWRAAPRRWQLKCSGGLRVEAPMGST, encoded by the coding sequence CTGCACCTGAACGTTTTCCTGCACGGCTGCGGGCACCACGGCGCCTCCTGGCGGCTGCCCGGCGCCCCGGTCAACGAGCTGGCGGACATCCGCTACTACGGACGGCTTGCCCAGGCCGCCGAGCGGGGACTCTTTGACGCCGTCTTCCTTGCCGACGGCCAGTCCGCGGACGACCCCGCCGCCGGGTCGCTGTGGCAGCTGGAGCCACTGATCATGGTGGCCGCAATGGCCCGGGCGATGGAGTGGATCGGCCTGGTCAGCACTGGTTCATCCACGTTCTACGAGCCCTGCCACGCGGCCCGCATGCTGGCGTCCCTGGACCACATCAGCGGCGGGCGCGCCGGGGTGAACATCGTCACGTCCATGTTTGACGCCGAGGCGCGCGACCCCGGCCTGCCTGCCCTGCCGCCGCACCAGGAACACTACTCGAGGGCGGCGGAGTTCAGTGACGTGACCTTGGCCCTGTGGACTTCCTGGGTCGGCGGGACCCTGATGAGGGACCGGCAGGGACAGTTTGCCGACCCGGTGCCGATCAGCGCCCTGCTCCACGCCGGGGAGCACTCCACCGTGGAGGGGCCCCTGAACGTGCCGCGGTTCCCGCAGGGCCACCCCGTGACTTTTCAGGCAGTGGCCTCGGAGCCGGGGCGTCGACTCGCGGCCTCCTACGCCGAGGGGATATACGCCGTCGCCTACGACCTGACGAGCGCGCATGAGTACTACGGCGACGTCAAGCGACGCATTTCCGGCGCCGGCCGCGACCCGGACAAGGTGGCGATCATGCCTGGGCCTGTGACCTATATCGGCCGCACCGAAGCCGGGGCACGCGCCAAGCAGGCGGCCGTTGACGCCTTCCTGCCGAAGGAGATGTCCCTGGCGCAACTGGGCCGCTTTGTCCAGTGCGACACGAGCGGCTGGGAACTGGATGCTCCGTGCCCGTGCTCGTGCCGGCGTCGGACTTCACCGGACCGCAGCGCCGCTACGCCACCATCTTGCGGATCGTCGAGACGGGGCGGCCCACAGTGCGCCAGCTCCTGGGCCGGCCGGCTGCCGGCGGAGGGCACGCCACCATGGCGGGCAGCGCCGCGCAGGTGGCAGCTGAAATGCAGCGGTGGTTTGAGGGTGGAGGCGCCGATGGGTTCAACTTGA
- a CDS encoding zinc-binding dehydrogenase has translation MGLTAAAMATDRGARVIVSDADPSRRAAALRFGAVATVDPLADASSAASLAGVLASLGLDDGVQLAIEASGSAPAVSQAICSLDIGAVAVLVGSVHPVDKVPVDPEAMVRGLKTIRGVHNYTPRHLIDAVSYLEERHDAYPFAELVSPTNPLSELDSAMSEAAKGTHVSVGIIPNPGYI, from the coding sequence ATGGGGCTCACCGCCGCCGCCATGGCAACCGACCGCGGTGCCCGCGTCATCGTCTCGGACGCTGATCCTTCGCGGCGGGCCGCAGCACTGCGCTTTGGCGCGGTGGCGACGGTCGATCCCTTGGCTGATGCCTCCTCAGCAGCTTCCTTGGCCGGCGTGCTTGCGTCCTTGGGGCTTGACGACGGCGTGCAGCTCGCCATCGAGGCGTCCGGCTCCGCCCCAGCCGTGTCGCAAGCCATCTGTTCCCTGGACATTGGGGCAGTGGCGGTTTTGGTTGGCAGCGTCCACCCCGTAGACAAGGTCCCCGTTGACCCCGAGGCCATGGTTCGCGGGCTCAAAACCATCCGCGGCGTCCACAACTACACGCCGCGGCACCTGATCGACGCCGTCTCTTACCTGGAGGAACGGCACGACGCTTACCCCTTCGCCGAACTCGTCAGCCCCACCAATCCGCTGTCCGAGCTGGACTCGGCCATGTCGGAAGCCGCCAAGGGCACCCATGTTAGTGTCGGCATCATCCCCAACCCGGGCTACATTTGA
- a CDS encoding sugar ABC transporter substrate-binding protein, with amino-acid sequence MKIATMRSVAAGAAILLTLGALAGCSNGAQNPPATGAGGGSSGQGGSSAQIGLLLPDSVTARYESADKPYFEAKVKELCAGCKVLYANADGDAAKQQQQAESMLTQGVKVLVLDPFDGEAAAAIVAEAKAKSVPVISYDRLINSADLSYYISFDNVKVGELQATALVDKLKADGVKPGDGGILMANGSPTDNNASQFKSGAHKVIDASGYKVLAEFDTPGWEPAKAQDWVAGQLTQFKGQIKGVYAANDPVGGAAISAMKAAGVSPLPPVTGQDAELAGIQRILAGDQYMTVYKALKPEAEKAAELAIDLTKGDSPKGDVTVKTKGGAEIQSFLLVPVAVTVDTIESTVVKDGFYTVAEICTADYKAACDKAGIK; translated from the coding sequence ATGAAGATAGCGACGATGAGATCGGTTGCCGCCGGCGCCGCTATCCTGCTGACACTGGGTGCCCTTGCCGGGTGTTCAAATGGGGCCCAAAATCCCCCCGCCACCGGCGCCGGCGGCGGCTCGTCAGGCCAGGGTGGAAGCAGCGCCCAGATTGGCCTGCTTCTTCCGGACTCGGTCACGGCCCGCTATGAAAGCGCAGACAAACCGTACTTCGAAGCCAAAGTCAAGGAACTCTGCGCAGGCTGCAAGGTGCTCTACGCCAATGCCGACGGCGATGCAGCCAAGCAGCAACAGCAGGCGGAGTCGATGCTCACCCAAGGGGTGAAGGTTCTCGTGTTGGACCCTTTTGATGGTGAGGCAGCGGCCGCGATCGTCGCAGAGGCAAAGGCAAAGAGCGTTCCAGTCATTTCCTACGACCGCCTGATCAACAGCGCGGATCTGAGCTACTACATCTCGTTCGACAATGTGAAGGTTGGCGAGTTGCAGGCCACCGCGCTCGTTGACAAGCTGAAAGCCGACGGCGTGAAGCCCGGTGACGGCGGCATTCTCATGGCCAATGGTTCGCCAACCGACAACAACGCCAGTCAGTTCAAGTCGGGGGCCCACAAGGTCATCGACGCCAGCGGCTACAAGGTTCTCGCCGAGTTCGACACACCCGGGTGGGAACCCGCCAAGGCCCAGGACTGGGTCGCCGGCCAGCTGACCCAGTTCAAGGGCCAGATCAAGGGAGTGTATGCCGCAAATGACCCAGTCGGTGGCGCTGCCATCTCTGCAATGAAGGCAGCCGGCGTTTCACCGCTTCCCCCGGTCACCGGACAGGACGCCGAGCTCGCAGGAATCCAGCGCATCCTCGCCGGAGACCAGTACATGACGGTCTACAAGGCCCTCAAACCGGAAGCCGAGAAGGCCGCCGAGCTCGCCATCGACCTGACCAAGGGCGATTCGCCGAAGGGTGACGTCACGGTGAAGACCAAGGGCGGTGCAGAGATCCAGTCGTTCCTGTTGGTTCCGGTCGCGGTCACGGTGGACACCATTGAGTCCACGGTGGTGAAGGACGGCTTCTACACGGTGGCCGAGATCTGCACCGCAGATTACAAGGCGGCCTGCGACAAGGCAGGTATCAAGTAA
- a CDS encoding ATP-binding cassette domain-containing protein, whose amino-acid sequence MSLRGISKSFGAVRALDAVDLDIFRGEVVAIVGDNGAGKSTLVKILAGVHPQDSGSISFDGKPVSIPSPAASRTLGLATVFQDLALCDNLDVVSNLFLGREVGNFTLNEEEMEKRSWELLRQLSAKIPSVRIAVASLSGGQRQTVAIARSLIGEPAVVILDEPTAALGVAQTAEVLNLVERLRERGLGVVLISHNMADVQAVADRVVVLRLGRNNGDFMIADVSYEDIISAITGATDNAVTRRASAQLADGRAGDAGQGLGPDTGEGLPS is encoded by the coding sequence ATGAGCCTGCGTGGCATCTCGAAGAGTTTCGGCGCAGTCAGGGCCCTGGATGCAGTGGACTTGGACATCTTCCGCGGTGAGGTCGTTGCGATTGTTGGAGACAACGGTGCGGGCAAGTCCACGCTCGTGAAAATACTGGCAGGGGTGCATCCGCAAGATTCCGGCTCGATCAGCTTCGACGGCAAGCCGGTCTCGATACCGTCACCGGCCGCATCGCGAACCTTGGGATTGGCCACCGTGTTTCAGGACCTCGCCCTTTGCGACAATCTCGACGTTGTATCGAACCTGTTTCTTGGACGTGAGGTGGGCAATTTCACCCTCAACGAGGAAGAAATGGAGAAACGGTCGTGGGAGTTGTTGCGGCAGTTGTCCGCAAAGATCCCGTCTGTGAGGATCGCTGTCGCGTCACTCTCCGGAGGGCAGCGCCAGACGGTCGCCATTGCCAGGTCGCTGATCGGTGAACCGGCGGTGGTCATCCTCGATGAGCCAACAGCCGCACTCGGTGTCGCGCAAACTGCGGAAGTGCTCAACCTCGTGGAGAGGCTGCGCGAACGCGGTCTCGGGGTGGTGCTGATCAGCCACAACATGGCAGACGTGCAGGCAGTTGCCGACCGGGTCGTCGTCCTTCGGCTGGGACGCAACAACGGTGATTTCATGATTGCAGATGTCAGTTACGAAGACATCATCTCCGCGATTACCGGTGCCACTGACAATGCGGTGACGCGGCGCGCCAGCGCACAGCTCGCCGATGGCAGGGCTGGGGATGCCGGACAGGGACTTGGGCCAGACACAGGGGAGGGCCTGCCATCATGA
- a CDS encoding sugar ABC transporter permease: MTTPSSPATPSPHAPKPPPEPPSELAADRQDERLARNDGISGAIASFRVRVAGGDLGSLPVVVGLIVIWAIFQIMNPNFLSANNLVNLSLQCAATGTIAIGVVLVLLVAQIDLSVGSISGLSAAILGVGITVGGWPIWVAIVVALAVGLLIGLIYGLLFTRFGVPTFVITLAGLLAFLGLQLRVLGPNGSINLPYDSWIVQFAQGWFLPPWLALVVAVVAAAGMFISDWLRARRRRSAVLSTGPVSLMIIKSASLLVVLVVAVAYLATDRGIGLMFLLFVLLVVVMNFFLVRTRWGRAVFAVGGNVEAARRAGIKVNRIYISVLMLGTLFATIGGLLAAARLTSASLSSGGGDTNLVAIAAAVIGGTSLFGGRGSAYSALLGILVIQSISNGLTLLNLDSSIRYMITGAVLLLAVIIDSLSRRSRASHGQA, encoded by the coding sequence ATGACAACGCCGAGCAGTCCTGCGACACCGTCCCCGCACGCGCCCAAACCCCCGCCCGAACCCCCGTCCGAACTGGCCGCCGACCGGCAGGATGAGCGGCTCGCCCGCAACGACGGCATCAGCGGCGCCATCGCGTCATTCCGTGTCCGGGTGGCGGGCGGTGACCTCGGATCGCTGCCGGTGGTGGTGGGCCTGATTGTCATCTGGGCCATCTTCCAGATCATGAACCCAAACTTCTTGTCAGCAAACAACCTGGTGAACCTGTCGCTGCAGTGCGCTGCCACCGGCACAATCGCGATCGGGGTGGTGCTGGTGCTGCTGGTGGCCCAGATCGACCTCTCGGTCGGCTCCATCAGCGGGCTGTCCGCTGCGATCCTCGGTGTGGGCATCACGGTCGGCGGGTGGCCGATCTGGGTGGCGATCGTGGTGGCGCTGGCCGTTGGCCTCCTGATAGGGCTCATCTACGGGCTCTTGTTCACCCGGTTTGGAGTTCCGACATTCGTGATCACGCTGGCCGGGCTGCTCGCGTTCCTCGGCTTGCAGTTGCGGGTGCTGGGCCCGAACGGGTCAATCAACCTGCCCTACGACTCGTGGATTGTGCAATTCGCGCAGGGCTGGTTTCTGCCGCCGTGGCTTGCCCTCGTGGTGGCTGTTGTTGCAGCGGCGGGCATGTTCATCTCGGATTGGCTGCGTGCCAGGCGACGCCGGTCGGCGGTGCTGTCTACCGGCCCGGTCTCGCTGATGATCATCAAGAGCGCGTCACTGTTGGTGGTCTTGGTTGTTGCCGTCGCCTATTTGGCGACCGACCGCGGCATCGGGCTGATGTTCCTGCTGTTTGTGCTGCTGGTGGTGGTGATGAACTTCTTCCTGGTCCGCACCCGCTGGGGGAGGGCAGTCTTTGCCGTCGGCGGCAACGTGGAGGCAGCACGGCGTGCCGGGATAAAAGTCAACCGGATCTACATTTCGGTGCTCATGCTCGGTACACTGTTCGCGACGATCGGCGGCCTGCTCGCCGCGGCACGGCTGACCTCGGCAAGCCTGTCCAGCGGTGGCGGTGACACGAACCTCGTCGCCATTGCCGCGGCCGTTATCGGCGGAACAAGCCTGTTCGGCGGACGCGGCAGCGCGTACTCGGCGCTGCTGGGCATCCTGGTGATCCAGTCAATTTCCAACGGGCTGACCCTGCTGAACCTGGATTCGTCGATCCGCTACATGATCACCGGTGCGGTGCTGCTGCTTGCGGTCATCATCGACTCGCTGTCGCGTCGCTCGCGGGCGAGCCACGGACAGGCGTAG
- a CDS encoding copper homeostasis protein CutC, with protein sequence MHLEIAVQDVPGAQLAAAHGAARIELCSALQLGGLTPSQGLIGSVRAAAPALPIHALVRPRPGGYAYDSAEVALMVAEIKALHDGGATGVVIGALTPQDGIDYAAVETMIAAADGLHITFHRAMDHLSMDDAVTAVPRLASLGVQRILSSGGAVRARDGIAQLQAMHAAAGGALAVMAGGGVDVSDFASFHAAGLRDVHLSAKRTVNQRPPEPLTASAEAEDHSYFATDAALVAEAGRAARALAPA encoded by the coding sequence ATGCACCTGGAGATTGCCGTCCAGGACGTCCCCGGCGCACAGTTGGCCGCAGCCCACGGCGCAGCCCGCATAGAACTGTGCAGCGCCCTGCAACTAGGCGGCCTGACGCCCTCGCAAGGTCTCATCGGCAGTGTCAGGGCCGCTGCACCGGCGTTGCCCATCCACGCCCTGGTCCGGCCCCGTCCGGGAGGTTACGCGTATGACTCCGCCGAGGTTGCGCTCATGGTTGCCGAGATCAAGGCATTGCACGACGGCGGTGCCACCGGTGTTGTCATCGGCGCCTTGACGCCTCAGGACGGCATTGATTACGCCGCCGTGGAGACCATGATCGCTGCCGCCGACGGCCTGCACATCACCTTCCACCGTGCCATGGACCATCTTTCAATGGACGACGCCGTTACTGCCGTTCCGCGGTTGGCCAGCCTTGGGGTGCAGCGCATCTTAAGCTCCGGCGGGGCTGTGCGGGCGCGCGACGGGATAGCCCAGTTGCAGGCCATGCACGCGGCTGCCGGTGGCGCCTTGGCTGTCATGGCCGGAGGCGGGGTTGATGTTTCCGACTTTGCCTCGTTCCACGCGGCAGGGCTGCGCGATGTGCACCTCTCAGCAAAGAGGACGGTCAACCAGCGTCCCCCTGAACCCCTGACCGCCTCCGCCGAGGCTGAAGACCACAGCTACTTCGCCACCGATGCAGCACTTGTTGCGGAGGCGGGGCGGGCGGCCCGGGCACTGGCGCCCGCTTAG
- a CDS encoding Lrp/AsnC family transcriptional regulator, translated as MITAFVLIKTDATRIPESAQEISELAGISEVYSVTGEWDLIAIARVQKHEDLADVIADKLSKVKSVVSTTTQISFRAYSQHDLDAAFALGFDH; from the coding sequence GTGATCACCGCTTTTGTCCTGATCAAAACCGATGCAACGCGGATTCCCGAGTCCGCCCAGGAGATTTCCGAGCTTGCGGGCATCAGCGAGGTCTATTCGGTGACGGGTGAGTGGGACCTGATCGCCATCGCCCGCGTGCAGAAGCATGAGGACCTCGCCGACGTCATCGCCGATAAGCTCTCCAAGGTGAAGTCCGTGGTCTCCACCACCACGCAGATCTCCTTCCGCGCCTATTCCCAGCACGACCTGGATGCCGCGTTCGCCCTCGGCTTCGACCACTGA